Proteins encoded by one window of Monoglobus pectinilyticus:
- a CDS encoding cytidylate kinase-like family protein: MNSNKNGKIIITICREYGSGGRQIGEEVAKRLDIPYYNRNLIDMVAKESGFASGYIDKFEEHVSSPLIWGIPMPRANMAFAGLAVQNYYSNEEKMFEAQSKIIRDIAKKGSCVIVGRCADYLLKDEPGCYRVFIHADKDFRIKRAKEEYGFSKDSEAKHAVKTIDRNRNAYHKKYAGYAWDDCHNYHLTVNSGLLGIERSVDLISEMVFSR; encoded by the coding sequence ATGAATAGTAATAAAAACGGTAAGATTATAATCACAATTTGCAGAGAGTATGGCAGCGGAGGCAGACAGATTGGTGAAGAGGTAGCTAAAAGACTGGATATACCATATTATAATAGAAATCTTATAGACATGGTTGCAAAAGAGAGCGGTTTTGCCAGCGGTTATATAGACAAATTTGAAGAACATGTCTCCAGTCCTCTTATTTGGGGAATACCTATGCCCAGAGCTAATATGGCGTTTGCCGGTCTCGCAGTGCAAAATTACTATTCAAATGAGGAGAAAATGTTCGAAGCTCAGAGTAAAATCATTAGGGATATTGCGAAAAAAGGTTCATGTGTTATTGTTGGAAGATGCGCGGATTATCTTTTGAAGGATGAACCCGGATGTTATAGAGTGTTTATCCATGCTGACAAGGATTTTCGTATCAAACGAGCAAAGGAAGAATACGGTTTTTCTAAAGATTCTGAGGCAAAGCATGCCGTTAAGACGATAGATAGAAACAGAAACGCATATCATAAAAAATATGCAGGCTATGCGTGGGACGATTGCCATAATTATCATCTGACTGTGAACAGCGGTTTGCTTGGTATCGAACGCTCTGTTGATTTAATATCAGAAATGGTGTTTTCCAGATAG
- a CDS encoding MATE family efflux transporter codes for MEQNQALDKNISFKMLIKFSLPTIISMIFMSIYSSVDGVFVSRLVGTNALSSVNIVMPIVLMIMAIGTMFGSGGNALIAKKLGEGKNREAKENFSLLIVVAFIISSLIAVICYIFLNPLLHFLGADDSIIEYCRDYAIPILVLTPVSIFGMIFHMSFITAGKAHFGLIFSVIGGIVNIILDYLFIAVLGMGIRGAALATGIGYSVPSVVGFIYFLFKRNGSIYIIKPKFDIQVILKSCSNGASEMVTSLSNAVVTILLNNILMRLAGSDGVASITIILYTQGLLASAYMGYSFGISPIISYNYGKQDSERLKKIYKISLRTILVASIVTFSASLLFAGPLVNIFTHSGTNVYDMAVRGFRIFSICFLLMGFNGFASAMFTALNNGIVSAILSFFRTLVFIVISALLLPVVIGIDGVWLSIPVAEVLGVLMTIYYFKKMKSVYNYA; via the coding sequence ATGGAACAAAATCAGGCGCTAGATAAAAATATATCTTTTAAAATGCTTATTAAATTTTCATTGCCTACTATAATTTCAATGATATTTATGAGTATATATTCTTCTGTTGATGGTGTTTTTGTTTCCAGATTAGTCGGAACCAACGCACTTTCTTCAGTAAACATCGTTATGCCGATAGTTTTGATGATTATGGCTATCGGAACAATGTTTGGTTCAGGCGGAAATGCGCTGATAGCTAAAAAACTTGGAGAGGGAAAGAATAGAGAAGCTAAAGAAAATTTCTCATTGTTGATAGTTGTAGCGTTTATAATAAGTTCATTGATTGCGGTGATATGCTATATATTTTTGAATCCTTTGCTTCATTTTCTAGGCGCAGATGATTCTATAATTGAATATTGCAGAGATTATGCTATACCTATTTTGGTACTTACCCCAGTTTCTATATTCGGTATGATATTTCATATGTCATTTATTACAGCCGGAAAAGCTCACTTTGGATTGATTTTTTCAGTTATAGGCGGTATAGTTAATATCATTCTAGACTATTTGTTTATAGCAGTTTTGGGAATGGGGATAAGAGGAGCGGCTCTTGCAACAGGTATTGGTTATTCTGTTCCGTCGGTCGTAGGGTTTATATACTTTTTATTCAAGCGAAACGGCTCAATATATATTATAAAACCTAAGTTTGATATTCAGGTTATTTTAAAAAGCTGTTCAAACGGAGCTTCTGAGATGGTTACCAGTCTGTCTAATGCGGTGGTGACAATTCTGCTCAATAATATATTGATGCGTTTGGCCGGTTCCGACGGAGTTGCGTCCATAACGATAATACTTTATACCCAGGGTCTTCTCGCTTCCGCATATATGGGTTATTCTTTTGGTATATCGCCTATAATAAGTTATAATTATGGAAAACAGGACAGTGAGCGTTTAAAGAAGATATATAAAATTAGCTTAAGAACAATTTTAGTTGCTTCAATTGTAACATTTTCGGCCAGTTTGTTATTTGCCGGGCCTCTTGTGAATATATTTACACATAGCGGAACAAACGTTTATGATATGGCTGTGAGAGGTTTCAGAATTTTTTCAATCTGTTTCCTGCTTATGGGATTTAACGGTTTCGCTTCAGCAATGTTTACTGCTCTTAATAATGGAATTGTTTCTGCGATTCTTTCATTTTTCAGGACGCTGGTGTTTATTGTAATTTCAGCTTTGCTTCTTCCTGTTGTGATAGGAATAGACGGTGTTTGGCTGTCAATACCGGTTGCAGAGGTTTTAGGAGTTCTAATGACTATATATTATTTCAAAAAAATGAAATCTGTTTATAATTATGCATAG
- a CDS encoding DUF4956 domain-containing protein produces the protein MEALTNLFNQTVIDGTSITFISACATLFSAIIFGLIISVTYMITTNEVVPNRNFVMSLVLIPAVMGLVILLVGNNLVRVFSLAGTVSLIRYRSVPGDPKDIAYILLCAAAGLAAGIGFYLYGALGVVLLCVLMILLNKFNFASSFEAQKILKVTIPEDLDYQGLLDDLFKEYTTASVMSRVRTTDLGSLYEVMYSIKMKKDVNEKDFIDAVRCRNGNLTVTLALAPTEYGA, from the coding sequence ATGGAAGCTTTAACAAATCTTTTTAATCAAACAGTTATTGACGGAACATCAATAACATTTATTTCAGCTTGTGCTACCTTGTTTTCCGCCATTATATTTGGTCTTATTATATCAGTTACATATATGATTACTACAAACGAGGTAGTTCCAAACAGAAACTTTGTAATGTCGCTGGTTCTTATACCGGCAGTTATGGGATTAGTAATTTTGCTTGTGGGAAACAATTTGGTAAGAGTGTTTAGTTTAGCCGGAACTGTGTCGCTCATAAGATATAGAAGCGTACCGGGAGACCCAAAAGATATTGCGTATATACTTTTATGCGCGGCGGCAGGGCTTGCGGCTGGAATAGGATTCTATTTATATGGTGCACTTGGAGTGGTTTTACTATGTGTACTTATGATTCTGCTGAATAAATTTAACTTTGCAAGTAGTTTTGAGGCTCAGAAAATATTAAAGGTAACTATTCCTGAGGATTTAGATTATCAGGGTTTGCTTGATGATTTGTTCAAAGAATATACGACCGCCAGTGTTATGAGCAGAGTCAGGACAACTGATTTAGGTTCGCTGTATGAAGTTATGTATAGTATTAAAATGAAGAAAGACGTTAATGAGAAAGACTTTATTGATGCTGTTAGATGCAGAAACGGTAATCTGACAGTTACCCTGGCGCTTGCTCCGACGGAGTACGGAGCTTGA
- a CDS encoding polyphosphate polymerase domain-containing protein: MAIEVFNRFEKKFFMNSKTYFRVSEELKKYMELDPYSEVGKGYTISNIYYDTSDDLLVRRSLSKPVYKEKLRLRGYGVPEENGKVYLEIKKKFNGLVNKRRTTLYLNEAYDFIKTGKVPDYKEYMNLQVLKEIEYFLKCYKLVPAAYVAYDRVAYFEKDNPDLRISLDTNLRTRRYDLELELGDYGEPLLDSADLWLMEVKTSKTMPVWLTDILSNYNIIPCSFSKYGYDFKKSVGAYTPMLKRITAKAGSYVEAKEKYSAVRESGNIITADFEQNFSKGYKTANA, from the coding sequence ATGGCAATTGAAGTCTTTAACAGATTTGAAAAAAAGTTTTTTATGAATTCAAAAACATATTTCAGAGTCTCTGAAGAACTCAAAAAATATATGGAGTTAGATCCATACAGCGAGGTTGGAAAGGGATACACTATCAGCAATATATATTATGATACAAGTGATGACTTGCTTGTAAGAAGGTCTCTAAGCAAGCCAGTTTATAAAGAGAAACTGAGGCTGAGAGGTTATGGAGTTCCCGAGGAAAACGGCAAGGTTTATTTAGAGATAAAGAAAAAATTTAACGGTCTTGTTAATAAAAGACGAACTACATTATATCTTAATGAAGCATATGATTTTATAAAAACCGGAAAAGTTCCTGATTATAAGGAATATATGAATTTACAAGTTCTTAAAGAGATAGAATATTTTTTGAAATGTTACAAACTGGTTCCTGCCGCATATGTAGCATATGACAGGGTTGCCTATTTTGAAAAAGATAATCCTGATTTAAGGATATCTCTTGATACAAATTTAAGAACCAGGCGCTATGACCTTGAGCTGGAGTTAGGCGATTATGGAGAACCTCTGCTTGACAGCGCTGATTTATGGCTGATGGAAGTTAAGACAAGCAAAACTATGCCTGTTTGGCTTACTGATATATTGTCAAATTATAATATAATACCTTGCAGTTTTTCAAAATATGGATATGATTTTAAAAAGTCAGTCGGCGCTTATACTCCTATGCTTAAGCGTATTACCGCAAAAGCAGGAAGCTACGTTGAAGCAAAAGAAAAATACAGTGCCGTCAGGGAATCGGGAAATATTATAACTGCAGATTTTGAACAAAATTTTTCTAAGGGTTACAAAACTGCAAATGCCTGA
- a CDS encoding response regulator transcription factor, giving the protein MRILVVEDEIHLAEALVQLLKKQNYTVDSVYDGEDGLDYAMSNIYDVVVLDLMLPKMDGLSIIKNMRKTGNDTPVIMLTAKGEVMDKVKGLDSGADDYLAKPFNTDELLARIRALGRRKGEVTTPTGLTFGDIELDTSALTLSCASKEINLTLKESELLEYLITNKSTVLSKDMIIEKLWGFDSEAEANHVEVYISFLRKKLKYLGSKTSIVTVRGVGYSLKEE; this is encoded by the coding sequence ATGAGAATACTTGTTGTAGAAGACGAAATACATTTAGCCGAAGCCCTTGTTCAGCTTTTAAAAAAGCAGAACTATACTGTTGATAGTGTGTATGACGGTGAAGACGGACTTGACTATGCAATGAGCAATATATATGATGTTGTCGTTTTAGATTTAATGCTGCCCAAAATGGATGGACTGAGTATAATAAAGAATATGAGGAAGACCGGAAATGATACACCGGTGATTATGCTGACCGCAAAAGGTGAAGTTATGGACAAAGTTAAAGGGCTGGACAGCGGCGCCGACGACTATCTTGCAAAACCCTTTAACACCGATGAATTACTGGCTAGAATACGAGCCTTGGGAAGAAGAAAGGGCGAAGTTACAACTCCCACAGGGTTGACTTTTGGTGATATTGAGCTTGACACATCAGCTTTAACTTTAAGCTGCGCTTCCAAAGAAATAAACTTAACCCTTAAAGAGTCAGAATTATTAGAATATTTAATAACAAACAAATCAACCGTCCTTTCAAAAGATATGATAATTGAAAAACTTTGGGGATTTGACTCTGAGGCTGAAGCCAATCACGTAGAAGTTTATATATCATTTCTTAGAAAAAAGTTAAAATATTTAGGGTCAAAAACTTCAATAGTTACAGTTAGAGGCGTTGGGTACTCATTGAAAGAGGAATAA
- a CDS encoding sensor histidine kinase, with amino-acid sequence MFKKLRNKFLTLNMIMISILLVSAFCVVFMMTYNNINTAVNIQLDRGISNIQPKGQRFFNPFQSDPNMNRKEIFPHIPNNEGPAPDEPSSLKLDLDGNIMQTRSPYEYDEEFYTTIKDDAIKRIKSNSSNNNTKTSHIIKYDDSYWKYLIISSYETDTSGNEIAVYYLSISNINTQIGMLQKLIITLSIVLLAALILVFLICLFFANRSIKPIEDAWNKQNQFIADASHELKTPLTTINTNIDLLMTHGDSTINEEKKWLNYIKDESTRMAKLTNDLLYLAKVDHSSENNIIKSTFSFSSAAENVILTTEAVIYEKSLNLVEDLDDEIYISGDESQIKQLVLILLDNAIKYTNQGGTIEVTLKKLDNKTARFIIKNTGNGIPPEDISKIFDRFYRSDKSRDRKSGGYGLGLSIAKSIVVSHKGTIKLKSEPNKFTEFIVELPISQQT; translated from the coding sequence ATGTTTAAAAAACTTAGAAATAAATTTTTAACGCTTAATATGATTATGATTTCCATATTACTTGTCAGCGCGTTCTGCGTTGTTTTTATGATGACTTACAACAACATCAACACTGCCGTAAACATACAATTGGACAGAGGTATTTCTAATATTCAGCCCAAAGGCCAAAGATTTTTTAATCCATTTCAATCAGACCCAAACATGAACAGAAAAGAAATTTTTCCTCATATTCCCAATAACGAAGGTCCTGCGCCTGATGAGCCGAGCTCGCTTAAACTGGACTTAGACGGCAATATAATGCAGACGCGGTCGCCGTATGAATATGATGAGGAATTCTATACAACAATAAAAGATGACGCAATCAAAAGAATTAAAAGTAATAGTTCTAATAACAACACAAAAACTTCTCATATAATAAAATATGATGATTCCTATTGGAAATACCTAATCATATCATCATATGAAACAGATACAAGCGGAAATGAAATAGCTGTTTATTATCTTAGCATCTCAAATATTAATACTCAAATCGGAATGCTGCAAAAACTTATTATTACTTTATCGATTGTCCTTTTGGCTGCTTTAATTTTAGTATTCTTAATATGCTTATTTTTTGCAAACAGGTCAATAAAACCAATAGAAGACGCCTGGAACAAACAAAATCAATTTATTGCCGACGCGTCACATGAGCTAAAAACTCCACTGACCACAATTAATACTAATATTGATCTTCTCATGACGCATGGGGACAGCACTATTAATGAAGAAAAAAAGTGGCTGAATTATATTAAAGACGAATCCACTAGAATGGCAAAGCTGACCAATGACCTGCTTTATTTGGCAAAAGTTGACCACAGTTCTGAAAATAATATAATAAAATCCACTTTTTCATTTTCATCTGCTGCTGAAAATGTCATCCTTACAACCGAAGCTGTTATATATGAGAAAAGTTTAAATTTAGTTGAAGATTTGGATGATGAAATATATATTTCAGGCGATGAAAGTCAAATAAAACAACTGGTGCTGATTCTTTTGGATAACGCGATTAAATATACTAATCAAGGCGGAACAATAGAAGTGACGTTAAAAAAACTTGATAATAAAACAGCCAGATTTATAATTAAAAACACCGGGAATGGAATTCCGCCGGAAGATATATCAAAGATTTTTGACAGGTTTTATCGTTCGGACAAATCTAGAGACAGAAAAAGCGGAGGCTACGGCCTGGGGCTATCTATTGCAAAGTCTATTGTTGTTTCACATAAGGGAACTATAAAACTAAAAAGCGAACCAAATAAATTTACTGAATTTATTGTGGAGCTTCCAATCAGTCAACAGACATAA
- a CDS encoding Imm63 family immunity protein: MSEIFDTKTLENHVLSLYTRAVPVMNEDGISMPLNTFFRKNTLNDIQGEFCFADEDGYHYRVLERDILYNDDITKSLSKITYWAIKGAISDAAAIYEAKNRILGQDFRRIMFSKELQYLNAIGKEYAEMAELEYDNILKVNPFRD; this comes from the coding sequence ATGAGTGAAATATTTGATACAAAAACATTGGAAAACCATGTTTTATCTTTATATACAAGAGCAGTACCAGTGATGAATGAAGATGGTATATCAATGCCTCTAAACACTTTTTTTCGCAAAAATACACTTAATGATATTCAAGGTGAATTTTGTTTTGCGGATGAAGATGGATATCATTATAGAGTTTTAGAAAGAGACATTCTATATAATGATGACATCACAAAAAGTTTGTCTAAAATAACTTATTGGGCTATCAAGGGGGCAATTTCTGATGCGGCCGCTATTTATGAAGCAAAAAATCGGATTTTAGGTCAAGATTTTCGGCGTATAATGTTTTCTAAAGAGTTACAGTATTTAAATGCTATAGGTAAGGAATATGCAGAAATGGCTGAATTAGAGTATGATAATATTTTGAAAGTAAATCCATTCCGGGATTGA
- a CDS encoding TNT domain-containing protein yields the protein MDGCMTVEKLFFALHICGFFDGLNTPFHGTFDVNSGTSAPWFDQPGGGTQYQLPMSIRELRRYGYIKIIKK from the coding sequence ATGGACGGGTGTATGACTGTCGAAAAACTGTTTTTTGCCTTACACATTTGTGGGTTCTTCGACGGTTTGAACACTCCGTTTCACGGAACGTTTGATGTAAATTCGGGCACAAGTGCTCCATGGTTTGATCAACCGGGTGGTGGAACACAATATCAATTGCCTATGTCAATTCGAGAATTACGTAGATATGGTTATATCAAAATAATTAAAAAATAG
- a CDS encoding DUF1871 family protein — protein MVEEINVIIDEWDPIGLFPFAPKDEYLDESQEICNEYKNGMGTKELAHVIYQVFLNSFGLNTFTKPISECEEVAEKIVKSI, from the coding sequence ATGGTAGAAGAAATAAATGTTATAATTGATGAATGGGATCCGATAGGTCTATTTCCTTTTGCCCCAAAAGATGAGTATTTAGACGAAAGTCAAGAAATTTGTAACGAGTATAAAAATGGAATGGGTACAAAAGAATTAGCTCATGTTATTTATCAGGTATTTTTGAATAGCTTTGGGTTAAATACTTTTACAAAACCAATAAGTGAATGTGAAGAAGTTGCAGAAAAAATCGTAAAGAGCATTTAG
- a CDS encoding DUF6809 family protein: MQSILHEFCYDNINPNEQIFTRNSEYNKTFVLCAPMKKSY, encoded by the coding sequence ATGCAAAGCATCTTACATGAGTTCTGCTACGACAACATTAACCCAAACGAGCAAATCTTTACAAGAAACTCGGAGTACAATAAAACCTTCGTCTTGTGTGCGCCAATGAAGAAAAGTTACTGA
- a CDS encoding barstar family protein: MENRIYQITKDELNSIKQQLNSKSNTWIAEIDGDNISTWQDYADEIERVFKFPANIIEMHVNGLSIDGYLDWITDLSWLNANGYALIINNFDIFMSGDLRKKEIIIESFEKNVLPWWQSQVEQYQVGGKAKPFNVYVVD; this comes from the coding sequence GTGGAAAATAGAATATATCAAATTACAAAAGATGAACTAAATTCAATTAAACAACAGCTTAATAGTAAAAGCAATACATGGATTGCAGAGATTGATGGTGACAACATCTCAACATGGCAAGATTATGCAGATGAAATTGAACGTGTTTTTAAATTCCCTGCCAACATTATAGAAATGCATGTAAATGGACTGAGTATCGATGGATATCTTGATTGGATAACTGATTTAAGTTGGTTAAACGCAAACGGCTATGCACTCATTATCAACAATTTTGATATCTTTATGTCAGGAGATTTGCGAAAAAAAGAAATCATCATAGAATCTTTTGAAAAAAATGTTTTGCCGTGGTGGCAAAGCCAAGTAGAGCAATATCAAGTTGGAGGTAAAGCAAAACCATTCAATGTTTATGTAGTGGATTGA
- a CDS encoding ribonuclease domain-containing protein: protein MSQNRCDRCGRPIKDPNAKYGWRCAEIIAAGGSLTIDLSAIFSMLEKYADFSFESQNDLFDISEIFEKMLTLSSAPYSMQAENDYVEKGAALAFAMFSNYDELGDKARKSAVSHFIEEMHKAEETLPPPSSRYTLAEQMNNKLIDYYEEENNPNTNDTVEDTIDELFGNIPLYHYLNAMFARTGAEFDDSLIKGIEGSLNAFMSLPYASSMMGDIAVVGPQMAFVPEPYVPQPEAAGKVKTGNYDDLPSNAQNAYKGYEKNGWKGNYSGQASGTRAGKVYDNYDFKLPTMDSRGNSITYKEFDVNPPTSGIGRDASRFVTGSDGSIYYTDSHYGQSVSPTGLPPFIKIK, encoded by the coding sequence TTGAGTCAGAACCGATGTGATCGGTGCGGTCGTCCAATCAAGGACCCGAACGCCAAATACGGCTGGCGGTGTGCGGAAATCATAGCGGCGGGCGGAAGCTTAACCATTGATTTATCAGCAATTTTCTCTATGCTTGAAAAATACGCTGACTTTTCTTTTGAATCACAGAATGACTTGTTCGATATTTCTGAGATATTCGAGAAAATGCTGACACTGTCGTCAGCGCCGTATTCTATGCAGGCAGAAAATGATTATGTTGAAAAGGGAGCAGCCCTCGCTTTTGCAATGTTTTCGAACTATGATGAGTTGGGAGACAAAGCAAGAAAATCTGCCGTATCGCATTTTATAGAAGAAATGCACAAAGCGGAGGAAACACTGCCGCCGCCGAGTTCAAGGTACACTTTGGCAGAACAAATGAACAACAAGTTAATTGATTATTACGAGGAAGAAAATAACCCGAACACAAATGATACAGTAGAAGACACCATTGACGAATTATTCGGAAACATACCTCTGTATCATTACTTAAATGCGATGTTTGCAAGAACAGGTGCTGAGTTTGACGACAGCTTAATAAAAGGTATAGAAGGGTCACTCAACGCATTTATGAGTCTGCCATACGCAAGTTCAATGATGGGCGACATAGCGGTCGTAGGACCGCAAATGGCATTTGTTCCGGAACCTTACGTCCCTCAGCCTGAGGCCGCGGGGAAGGTAAAAACTGGGAACTATGATGATTTGCCGAGTAATGCACAAAATGCTTATAAAGGTTATGAGAAAAATGGCTGGAAAGGGAATTATTCGGGGCAAGCATCGGGTACAAGAGCAGGAAAAGTATATGATAATTATGATTTTAAATTGCCAACCATGGATAGCAGAGGTAATTCGATAACCTATAAAGAATTCGACGTTAACCCACCCACCTCTGGAATTGGTAGAGATGCATCGCGATTTGTTACTGGCAGTGATGGGTCAATATACTATACTGATAGTCATTATGGTCAGAGTGTAAGTCCAACGGGATTGCCACCATTTATAAAAATAAAGTAG
- a CDS encoding methylglyoxal synthase codes for MNIALIAHDKKKDLMVDFCISYSAILKKHNICATGTTGAVVADATGLPVKCFLPGIDGGDQQIGARIAYNEIDAVLFFRDPLTQQKYEPNIDSLYRLCDVHNVPLATNIATAELLIMGIENGDLDWREYVNSKRIV; via the coding sequence ATGAACATAGCACTTATTGCTCATGATAAGAAGAAGGATTTAATGGTTGATTTTTGTATTTCATACAGTGCTATTTTAAAGAAGCATAATATTTGTGCTACTGGGACTACCGGTGCTGTTGTTGCGGACGCTACAGGATTGCCGGTAAAGTGTTTTCTTCCGGGGATTGACGGAGGAGACCAGCAGATTGGCGCGCGTATTGCGTATAATGAAATTGACGCCGTGCTGTTTTTCCGCGACCCGTTGACGCAGCAGAAATATGAACCAAATATTGATTCACTGTATCGTTTGTGTGATGTTCATAATGTGCCGCTTGCTACAAATATTGCTACGGCTGAGCTTTTAATCATGGGAATTGAGAATGGTGATTTGGATTGGCGTGAATATGTTAATTCCAAACGTATAGTGTAA
- a CDS encoding penicillin-binding transpeptidase domain-containing protein gives MKINDITRRTIIIGAIVAVLAISCIIKLFNLQIVNGEEYRIQADNRTIRTYATKAPRGEIFDRNGVPVVENRSGYSIQIFKTDITAEELNKNINDIVKLLHENGDEYTSTFPIEYNEEEEIPEYNFEKSDSAVSSADGNKNKESDEEKKDREKKIQEDTAKNIAEWESQNKVDTFNTLREIVKYYAEKYEISDDFNETEKLDIMAVRYEMEQRKFSGSNPFVLATDVSNIVIQKIKETYYPTGFADIIADTIRNYAKGNMAAHILGRTGIIYAEEYEKLKDSGYGMNDIIGKDGLEAVLEPYLKGTDGYKKVRMTSDGRYGDVVDVKPAKAGNYAELTIDAELQEAAEKSLKKRINEAVGDNGAGAAIAVDPNTGEVLAIASYPDYDPEKFNEEYEELVNKKSNPLFNRALNGTYAPGSTFKILTSVAGLETGLIDPDTYITDRGKYTYYSDYQPTCLAYSSQGVTHGTINVSEAIGVSCNYFFYDIGRRMGIEALDEYCDKFGLGKTTGIELAESSGTVASPEEREAAGGEWHPGDVLQTAIGQSDNLFTPAQISSYISTVLNKGKRYRLHLIKEVADYDTGEVIMQKEPEVISDNPISDSTFDAVKEGMRQVVADGTAAKVFGNSELKVGGKTGTAEVSDGKDNVLFTGFAPYDDPQIVVAVVIEHGASSSFAAQVGKDIFDAYMKIIQ, from the coding sequence ATGAAAATAAACGATATTACAAGGCGGACTATAATTATCGGCGCCATTGTCGCTGTTTTAGCGATTAGCTGTATAATAAAGCTCTTTAATCTGCAAATAGTGAATGGCGAAGAGTATAGGATACAGGCTGATAACCGCACAATACGAACATACGCTACAAAAGCGCCGCGCGGAGAGATTTTTGACAGGAATGGTGTTCCGGTTGTTGAAAATAGGAGCGGATACAGCATTCAGATATTTAAAACTGATATTACTGCAGAAGAGTTAAATAAAAATATAAACGATATAGTAAAACTGCTTCACGAAAATGGAGATGAGTATACCTCAACTTTCCCGATAGAATATAACGAGGAAGAGGAGATACCTGAATATAACTTTGAAAAATCCGATTCAGCAGTTTCCTCAGCTGATGGTAACAAAAATAAAGAATCAGATGAAGAAAAAAAGGATAGAGAAAAGAAAATCCAAGAGGATACGGCAAAAAATATTGCTGAGTGGGAAAGCCAAAATAAAGTCGATACATTTAACACTTTAAGAGAAATAGTAAAATACTATGCGGAAAAATATGAGATTTCTGATGATTTCAATGAAACTGAAAAGCTGGATATTATGGCTGTCAGATATGAAATGGAGCAAAGAAAATTCAGCGGCAGCAATCCGTTTGTTTTGGCAACAGATGTAAGCAATATAGTCATTCAGAAAATCAAAGAGACGTATTATCCAACCGGTTTTGCTGATATAATAGCCGATACTATCAGAAATTATGCAAAAGGAAATATGGCGGCTCATATTTTAGGCAGAACAGGTATAATATATGCGGAGGAGTATGAAAAGTTAAAAGACAGCGGTTACGGCATGAACGACATAATTGGAAAAGACGGATTGGAAGCTGTTTTGGAACCATATCTCAAAGGCACTGACGGTTATAAAAAGGTTAGAATGACGTCTGACGGCAGATATGGAGACGTGGTAGATGTTAAACCTGCCAAAGCCGGAAATTATGCAGAGCTAACGATTGACGCCGAGCTTCAGGAGGCGGCGGAAAAATCGTTGAAAAAACGGATAAATGAAGCGGTCGGAGATAATGGGGCAGGTGCAGCGATAGCTGTGGATCCAAACACAGGAGAGGTGTTGGCTATAGCTTCGTATCCTGACTATGACCCTGAAAAATTTAATGAAGAATATGAGGAGCTGGTTAATAAAAAGTCTAATCCGCTTTTTAACCGCGCTTTGAATGGAACTTACGCTCCGGGTTCTACATTTAAAATCTTGACGTCTGTTGCCGGTTTGGAAACCGGTTTAATAGACCCTGACACTTATATAACCGACAGGGGAAAGTACACCTATTATTCAGATTATCAGCCGACATGTCTTGCATATTCGTCTCAGGGAGTTACACATGGCACAATAAATGTTTCGGAGGCTATAGGCGTGTCATGTAACTATTTCTTTTACGATATCGGGCGAAGAATGGGCATAGAAGCGCTTGATGAATACTGTGATAAATTTGGCCTTGGAAAGACGACAGGAATCGAGCTGGCTGAGAGCAGCGGCACGGTTGCAAGCCCTGAGGAAAGAGAAGCTGCAGGAGGAGAATGGCATCCCGGTGATGTTCTTCAGACAGCGATTGGCCAGTCTGATAATCTTTTCACTCCGGCACAAATCTCAAGTTATATAAGCACAGTGTTAAATAAAGGAAAACGTTATAGACTGCATTTAATTAAAGAGGTTGCGGATTATGATACCGGTGAAGTCATAATGCAAAAAGAGCCGGAAGTAATTTCAGATAATCCGATAAGCGATTCAACATTTGATGCGGTAAAAGAAGGTATGAGACAGGTTGTCGCAGATGGAACTGCCGCAAAAGTGTTTGGTAACAGCGAGTTAAAAGTCGGAGGTAAAACCGGAACGGCTGAGGTGTCTGACGGAAAAGATAATGTCTTGTTTACAGGTTTTGCTCCATACGACGATCCTCAGATAGTGGTTGCCGTGGTAATAGAGCATGGCGCCAGCAGTTCATTTGCGGCGCAGGTTGGAAAAGACATATTTGACGCCTATATGAAAATAATTCAATAA